A single genomic interval of Alcaligenes sp. SDU_A2 harbors:
- a CDS encoding acetyl-CoA C-acyltransferase produces the protein MSDSVVIVSIARTPMGGMLGSLSDLAAHELGATAIKAAVERSGIAGEAINEVIMGNVLQAGQGQAPARQAALGAGLPKGVACTTIHKVCGSGLKAAMFAHDLLKAGSVDVVVAGGQESMSNAPYLLLKGRQGYRYGHSTVYDHMALDGLEDAYSRGTAMGVFAEDCASKYSFSREEQDAFALESLRRARQASDDGSFEWEIAPVTIAGRKGDVVIAKDEAPAKAMPEKIPTLRPAFKKDGTITAANASSISDGAAAMVLTTESKAKELGATPLARIVAHTQHSQEPQWFTTAPVGAIQKLLDKTGWSVADVDLFEINEAFAVVTMAAMKELNLPHDKVNIHGGATALGHPIGASGARLLATLVGALRKTGGKRGIASLCIGGGEAVALAVELV, from the coding sequence ATGTCTGATTCAGTCGTCATTGTCTCGATCGCCCGCACCCCGATGGGCGGCATGCTAGGCAGCCTGTCCGACCTCGCCGCTCACGAACTGGGCGCTACCGCCATCAAGGCCGCCGTGGAACGCTCGGGCATCGCCGGTGAAGCCATCAATGAAGTCATCATGGGCAACGTACTGCAGGCAGGCCAGGGCCAGGCACCGGCCCGCCAGGCCGCGCTGGGTGCTGGACTGCCCAAGGGCGTCGCATGCACCACCATCCACAAGGTCTGCGGCTCGGGCCTGAAAGCCGCCATGTTCGCGCACGATCTGCTCAAAGCCGGCAGCGTGGACGTCGTGGTGGCCGGTGGCCAGGAAAGCATGAGCAATGCCCCCTACCTGCTGCTCAAGGGCCGCCAGGGCTATCGCTACGGCCACTCTACCGTCTACGACCACATGGCCCTGGACGGCCTGGAAGACGCCTACAGCCGCGGCACCGCCATGGGCGTATTCGCCGAAGATTGCGCCAGCAAGTACAGCTTTAGCCGCGAAGAACAGGACGCCTTTGCCCTGGAGTCGCTGCGTCGCGCCCGCCAGGCCAGCGACGACGGCAGCTTCGAGTGGGAAATCGCCCCCGTGACCATTGCCGGTCGCAAGGGCGATGTGGTCATCGCCAAAGACGAAGCGCCCGCCAAGGCCATGCCCGAAAAAATCCCCACCCTGCGTCCCGCCTTCAAGAAAGACGGCACGATTACCGCCGCCAATGCCTCGTCCATCTCGGACGGTGCCGCTGCCATGGTGCTGACCACCGAGTCCAAGGCCAAGGAGCTGGGCGCGACCCCCTTGGCACGCATCGTCGCCCACACTCAGCACTCGCAAGAACCGCAGTGGTTCACCACGGCTCCCGTAGGTGCCATCCAGAAGCTGTTGGACAAAACCGGCTGGAGCGTGGCGGACGTGGACCTGTTCGAGATCAACGAAGCCTTCGCCGTGGTCACCATGGCCGCCATGAAAGAGCTGAACCTGCCGCACGACAAGGTCAATATCCACGGCGGCGCGACCGCCCTGGGCCACCCCATCGGCGCATCGGGCGCGCGTCTGTTGGCCACTCTGGTCGGCGCACTGCGCAAGACCGGCGGCAAGCGCGGCATTGCTTCGCTGTGCATCGGCGGCGGCGAAGCCGTGGCCTTGGCCGTCGAGCTGGTTTAA
- a CDS encoding carboxyl transferase domain-containing protein gives MSVIETRINPRSQDFQDNASVMQALIADLRRKLQQTALGGSEQSRQRHLARGKLLPRERVERLLDPGTPFLELSPLAAQDVYDNESPGAGIITGIGRVAGVECIIVCNDATVKGGTYYPLTVKKHLRAQEIAQQNHLPCIYLVDSGGANLPNQDEVFPDRDHFGRIFYNQANLSAQGIAQIAVVMGSCTAGGAYVPAMSDESIIVRDQGTIFLGGPPLVKAATGEEVSAEDLGGGDVHTRLSGVVDHLAENDLHALQLARRCVGRLNRSKTLPWPLQPVREPLYDAQELNGIIPSDTRKPYDVREVIARIVDGSEFDEFKARFGTTLVTGFAHIHGMPVGIIANNGILFSEAAQKGTHFIELCCQRKTPLVFLQNITGFMVGRKYENEGIARHGAKMVTAVSTAAVPKFTVILGGSFGAGNYGMCGRAFSPRLLFLWPNARISVMGGEQAASVLATVRRDGLEARGQSWSAQDEEAFKAPIRDQYEHEGHPYYATARLWDDGIIQPSDTRRVLALGLSAALNAPIEDTRFGVFRM, from the coding sequence ATGTCAGTCATCGAAACCCGCATCAATCCGCGCTCCCAAGACTTCCAAGACAACGCCTCTGTCATGCAGGCCCTGATTGCCGACCTGCGACGGAAACTGCAACAGACCGCCCTGGGCGGTTCCGAACAATCCCGCCAGCGCCACCTGGCGCGGGGCAAACTGCTGCCGCGCGAACGCGTGGAACGGCTGCTGGACCCCGGCACCCCCTTTCTGGAACTGTCGCCACTGGCCGCCCAGGACGTCTACGACAACGAATCGCCCGGCGCAGGCATCATTACCGGCATCGGCCGCGTGGCCGGCGTTGAATGCATCATTGTCTGCAATGACGCCACCGTCAAAGGCGGGACCTATTACCCGCTGACCGTCAAGAAGCACCTGCGCGCCCAAGAGATCGCCCAGCAGAACCATCTGCCCTGCATCTATCTGGTGGACTCGGGCGGTGCCAACCTGCCCAATCAGGACGAAGTCTTTCCCGACCGCGACCACTTCGGCCGCATCTTCTACAACCAGGCCAACCTGTCGGCCCAGGGCATTGCCCAGATTGCCGTGGTCATGGGTTCGTGCACGGCTGGCGGTGCCTATGTGCCGGCCATGAGCGACGAATCCATCATCGTGCGCGACCAGGGCACGATCTTTCTGGGCGGCCCGCCGCTGGTCAAGGCGGCTACAGGCGAAGAAGTCAGTGCCGAAGACCTGGGCGGCGGCGATGTACACACGCGCCTGTCAGGGGTAGTAGACCATCTGGCCGAAAACGACCTGCATGCGCTGCAACTGGCGCGCCGCTGCGTGGGCCGCCTGAACCGCAGCAAAACCCTACCCTGGCCGTTGCAACCTGTGCGCGAACCGCTGTACGACGCGCAGGAACTGAACGGCATCATCCCCAGCGACACGCGCAAGCCCTACGATGTGCGCGAAGTCATCGCCCGTATTGTCGACGGCTCCGAATTCGACGAATTCAAAGCGCGTTTCGGCACGACGCTGGTCACCGGCTTTGCCCACATCCACGGCATGCCGGTGGGCATCATCGCCAACAACGGCATTCTGTTTTCGGAAGCGGCCCAGAAAGGCACGCACTTTATCGAGCTGTGCTGCCAGCGCAAGACCCCGCTGGTCTTTCTGCAGAACATCACCGGCTTCATGGTAGGCCGCAAGTACGAAAACGAAGGCATCGCCCGCCACGGCGCCAAAATGGTCACGGCCGTCTCCACCGCTGCCGTGCCCAAGTTCACCGTCATTTTGGGCGGCTCTTTCGGGGCAGGCAACTACGGTATGTGCGGCCGCGCCTTCAGCCCGCGCCTGCTGTTTCTGTGGCCCAATGCGCGCATCTCGGTCATGGGCGGCGAACAGGCGGCCAGCGTCCTGGCCACAGTGCGCCGCGACGGCCTGGAGGCGCGTGGCCAAAGCTGGAGCGCGCAGGACGAAGAAGCCTTCAAGGCTCCCATCCGCGATCAATACGAGCACGAAGGCCATCCCTACTACGCCACGGCGCGGCTGTGGGACGACGGCATCATCCAGCCTTCGGATACACGGCGCGTCCTGGCCCTGGGCCTGTCCGCCGCCCTGAACGCCCCCATTGAAGACACCCGCTTCGGCGTCTTTCGCATGTAG
- a CDS encoding acetyl/propionyl/methylcrotonyl-CoA carboxylase subunit alpha, which translates to MFQTLLIANRGEIACRVAATARRLGLRTVAVYSDADADAQHVRACDQAVRIGGPEPRDSYLKIDAILAAARATGAHAIHPGYGFLSENEQFARACEDAGLIFVGPPAQAIAAMGSKSAAKSLMESAGVPLVPGYHGDNQDPNFLLQQADSIGYPVLIKASAGGGGKGMRIVESSDAFLEALRSCQREAAGSFGDDRVLIERYITKPRHIEIQVFGDQHGQYVYLFERDCSVQRRHQKVIEEAPAPGMTPERRQAMGEAAIAAARAVNYVGAGTVEFIAEQDGRFYFMEMNTRLQVEHPVTELITGHDLVEWQLRVADGQPLPARQEQLRIDGHAIEVRIYAENPDNDFLPSIGTLRTLRYPDHAAFAPGPVRIDSGVRQGSVISPFYDPMIAKVITHGTDREQARRRLIRTLADTQVAGVHTNKTFLQRLLGDAAFAQADLDTGLIPRRHAALFPAHDAVPAAVLALAASAVLARQGIGGRGPTAGQPADPWADQTGWRIGNQYHQTLSLVAGEQQYNLRLEHLEHNWRMQLADTVHTLDWHAINTPQRPDTHTVRIWLDGVEHRADVLQDGHQLQVRLDGVDWALDLFDPLLAAGQSQDEGHGGRLTAPMPGKIIALNVSTGASVKRGDVLLVMEAMKMEHAILAPADGTVTEVFFVVGDQVPEGAELAAMEH; encoded by the coding sequence ATGTTCCAGACCCTGCTGATCGCCAATCGCGGCGAAATCGCCTGCCGCGTCGCGGCCACTGCCCGACGCCTTGGGCTGCGTACCGTGGCCGTCTATTCGGATGCCGACGCTGACGCACAACATGTACGCGCCTGCGACCAGGCCGTGCGCATCGGCGGCCCCGAACCACGCGACAGCTACCTGAAAATCGACGCCATTCTGGCCGCGGCACGCGCCACCGGTGCCCACGCCATCCACCCAGGCTATGGTTTTCTGTCTGAAAACGAACAGTTCGCCCGCGCCTGCGAGGACGCAGGCCTGATCTTCGTGGGCCCGCCTGCGCAAGCCATCGCGGCGATGGGCAGCAAATCCGCCGCCAAGTCCTTGATGGAAAGTGCCGGGGTGCCGCTGGTCCCCGGCTACCACGGCGACAATCAAGACCCAAACTTCTTATTGCAGCAAGCCGACTCCATCGGCTACCCGGTACTGATCAAGGCCAGCGCAGGCGGCGGCGGCAAAGGGATGCGCATCGTCGAATCATCAGATGCCTTTCTGGAGGCATTGCGCTCCTGCCAGCGCGAGGCTGCCGGCAGCTTTGGCGATGACCGCGTCCTGATCGAGCGCTACATCACCAAACCACGCCATATCGAAATCCAGGTCTTTGGCGACCAGCACGGTCAGTACGTCTACCTGTTCGAGCGCGATTGTTCAGTACAGCGCCGCCACCAGAAAGTGATCGAAGAAGCCCCCGCCCCCGGCATGACGCCCGAGCGCCGCCAGGCCATGGGCGAAGCCGCCATCGCCGCCGCGCGCGCCGTGAACTACGTAGGCGCAGGCACCGTGGAATTTATCGCCGAACAAGACGGGCGCTTTTACTTCATGGAAATGAACACCCGCCTGCAAGTAGAGCACCCTGTTACCGAACTGATCACCGGCCATGATCTGGTCGAATGGCAGTTGCGCGTGGCCGACGGCCAGCCGCTGCCGGCCCGCCAGGAACAGTTGCGTATCGACGGCCATGCCATCGAAGTGCGCATCTACGCCGAAAACCCCGACAACGATTTTCTGCCTTCCATCGGCACGCTGCGCACGCTGCGCTACCCCGACCATGCCGCCTTTGCGCCCGGCCCTGTGCGCATCGACAGCGGCGTGCGCCAAGGCAGCGTCATCAGCCCCTTTTACGACCCCATGATCGCCAAGGTCATCACCCACGGCACCGACCGCGAACAGGCGCGTCGCCGCCTGATCCGCACCCTGGCCGACACCCAAGTGGCCGGCGTACACACCAACAAGACCTTTTTACAGCGCCTGCTGGGCGATGCGGCCTTTGCCCAGGCCGATCTGGATACCGGGCTGATCCCCCGCCGACATGCGGCGCTGTTTCCGGCGCACGATGCCGTGCCCGCTGCTGTCCTGGCCTTGGCCGCCAGTGCCGTACTGGCACGGCAAGGCATAGGCGGACGCGGTCCGACCGCCGGGCAACCCGCCGATCCGTGGGCCGACCAGACCGGCTGGCGCATCGGCAATCAGTATCATCAAACCCTGTCGCTGGTGGCCGGCGAACAGCAGTACAACCTGCGCTTGGAGCACCTGGAGCACAACTGGCGCATGCAGCTGGCAGACACCGTTCACACGCTGGACTGGCACGCGATCAATACGCCTCAACGGCCCGACACGCACACGGTGCGCATCTGGCTGGACGGCGTCGAGCATCGCGCCGACGTCCTTCAGGACGGCCATCAATTACAGGTAAGACTGGACGGCGTAGATTGGGCGCTGGACCTGTTTGACCCCTTGCTGGCTGCCGGCCAAAGCCAGGACGAAGGACATGGCGGTCGCCTGACCGCGCCCATGCCGGGCAAGATCATCGCCCTGAACGTCAGCACCGGGGCCAGCGTCAAGCGCGGCGATGTGCTGCTGGTCATGGAAGCCATGAAAATGGAGCACGCCATCCTGGCACCGGCCGACGGCACCGTCACCGAGGTATTCTTCGTCGTGGGCGACCAGGTTCCCGAAGGTGCAGAGCTGGCCGCCATGGAACACTAG
- the gluQRS gene encoding tRNA glutamyl-Q(34) synthetase GluQRS, with translation MHTHASSLYCGRFAPSPSGPLHDGSLVAAMASYLDARARQGRWLLRIEDIDAPRVVAGADQVIMQQLQSLGMHWDGEPIWQQQRLPRYQEVFDSLRQRGLVYGCACTRQEIQAASRPPAPGSHERPYPGTCRHGIAPGRSVRAWRLRVPQGVESFMDRWAGPQHQDVAHDVGDFTLKRADGLWAYQFVVVIDDADQGVTDVVRGADLLDSTARQRVLQTILSFPLPRTLHVPLALDEHGQKLSKQNHAAALDLSRPLHTLNRAWMFLGFAALDASNIADFWTQATARWAQRFRWPGTEQSGFK, from the coding sequence ATGCACACTCACGCCTCCTCTTTATATTGCGGCCGTTTCGCCCCCAGCCCCAGCGGCCCGCTGCACGACGGCTCGCTGGTGGCCGCCATGGCCAGCTATCTGGACGCTCGCGCCCGGCAAGGCCGCTGGCTGCTGCGCATCGAAGATATAGACGCACCGCGCGTGGTGGCTGGAGCGGATCAAGTCATCATGCAACAGTTGCAGTCCCTGGGCATGCACTGGGACGGCGAACCCATCTGGCAACAGCAGCGTTTGCCCCGTTACCAGGAAGTTTTCGACAGCCTGCGCCAACGCGGCCTGGTCTACGGTTGCGCCTGCACCCGCCAGGAAATCCAGGCCGCATCGCGTCCGCCCGCGCCCGGCTCCCACGAACGGCCCTACCCAGGCACGTGCCGCCACGGCATCGCGCCGGGGCGCTCGGTGCGCGCCTGGCGGCTGCGCGTGCCGCAAGGCGTGGAATCCTTTATGGACCGTTGGGCGGGACCGCAGCACCAGGACGTCGCCCACGATGTAGGCGACTTCACGCTCAAACGCGCCGACGGCCTGTGGGCTTATCAATTCGTGGTCGTGATCGACGATGCCGACCAGGGTGTCACCGATGTGGTTCGCGGTGCCGATCTGCTGGACTCCACGGCCCGGCAACGCGTACTGCAAACCATACTGAGTTTTCCCTTGCCGCGTACACTGCATGTACCGCTGGCCCTGGACGAACACGGCCAAAAACTATCCAAACAAAACCACGCCGCCGCCCTGGATCTGAGCCGACCCTTGCACACCCTGAACCGAGCCTGGATGTTCCTGGGTTTTGCCGCCCTGGACGCATCCAACATCGCCGACTTCTGGACACAAGCCACTGCCCGGTGGGCGCAACGCTTTCGCTGGCCCGGCACCGAACAGTCTGGTTTCAAATAA
- a CDS encoding DUF494 family protein encodes MFDILVYLFETYYNPQACPKAEVLAHKLAAIGFEDEDINDALSWLHAMGETSSQCQPLEQQSAASQRVFSEHEQHVLGAEAMGFITFLQNSGALTAHLREILIESALAVDESPVSLDKIKIVALMVLWSHEAEIDHLIFEELLHDDSTRLSH; translated from the coding sequence ATGTTTGATATCCTGGTTTACCTATTCGAGACGTACTACAACCCCCAGGCCTGTCCCAAGGCGGAGGTTCTGGCACACAAACTGGCCGCTATCGGCTTTGAAGACGAGGACATCAACGACGCACTCAGCTGGTTGCACGCGATGGGCGAGACCTCGTCCCAATGCCAGCCACTGGAACAACAAAGCGCCGCCAGCCAGCGCGTGTTCTCCGAACACGAACAACATGTACTGGGTGCCGAGGCCATGGGCTTCATCACCTTTTTACAAAATTCGGGTGCCCTGACCGCGCATCTGCGCGAAATCCTGATCGAAAGCGCCCTGGCTGTGGACGAAAGCCCGGTCTCGCTGGACAAGATCAAGATCGTCGCCCTGATGGTGCTCTGGAGCCACGAGGCCGAAATCGATCACCTGATCTTCGAAGAGTTGCTCCACGACGACTCCACGCGTCTGTCCCACTAA
- a CDS encoding GDYXXLXY domain-containing protein — translation MQVMRRDKTNVWPSDWRVFLTKMAWGLAVLLLASGLVTWIAANWPGWGPVAKLSLAQGAVAVSALLALLMHRRPGSWERDLGVSAALTGLAAVGCGGLFALIGQIYQTGADPWQLFALWAVLILPWVLVVRSVFLSVLWLVVLNTAVYLWIDTQPVSWTGVWEHGLVWLGLGINAVLLLLAETVWRPRHDPWRLVARTSGVAVAGFIAYLAIEQDLWPALALYLALYSAYWRWRHDLFMLALFLMGAYGVVAVLIIQHLVDVSLLLVLLALIPLGLALLRMLQWHLAQWQRESPPDQEAAQQKDAHGDDHYPWYLRVVKLALYIVLPLLVLLYLALSLNLSLEAMGALGAVMALVSPLLYAHARTLARRDLVGGWVVCAVLLLSAVVLDERLPWPVEISALIGTVIGGLLYWQARAQSVLRFLLATWVLLGLQFLLLDRVWERVHDVPVWLFSLPGLFFFLLAVVLGHRSFSQPGRDNFWVPLFWALLLYGQWRAAYWGYVRWDAADMTVYASWSMTGLLLAAVPVLILVFYWRDWRSTPKAAGVALAGLLALCAAWLPYPPVAQALSWILLAYAWRYRSLLAVGIVLGLASLWHLYYFMNISLLEKAWLLLGTGAGCLVLAYLGQGRRPAQERVVSAATRGIVVGVAAGLVLILAAANGVIAQKERILADGRIVVLELAPVDPRSLMQGDYMALDFAVSRQLDALLEQLPAEQAHIARGQKRLRVGMQIDAGGVAQVRGVYLEQDGRSVWIAPGWQAEPDGLVMVQLRRRNAGWSPGTDAWFFAEGAGQRFEAARYGQFAVSESGQALLRRMLDAQLQEIR, via the coding sequence ATGCAAGTTATGAGACGTGACAAGACTAACGTATGGCCGTCGGACTGGCGAGTCTTTCTGACAAAAATGGCTTGGGGGCTGGCGGTTTTGCTGCTGGCCAGCGGTTTGGTCACCTGGATCGCCGCCAATTGGCCCGGTTGGGGGCCTGTTGCCAAGCTGTCCTTGGCGCAGGGAGCGGTCGCTGTGTCCGCCCTGCTGGCCTTGTTGATGCACCGTCGCCCGGGCAGTTGGGAGCGCGATCTGGGTGTGTCCGCCGCGCTGACTGGCTTGGCGGCTGTCGGCTGTGGCGGTCTGTTTGCTTTGATCGGACAGATTTACCAGACCGGTGCCGATCCCTGGCAGTTGTTTGCGCTGTGGGCTGTCCTTATCCTGCCTTGGGTGCTGGTGGTGCGCAGTGTGTTTTTATCTGTGCTGTGGCTCGTGGTGCTCAATACCGCCGTGTATTTGTGGATAGATACGCAACCGGTGTCGTGGACGGGTGTGTGGGAGCACGGGCTGGTCTGGCTGGGACTGGGCATTAATGCCGTATTGCTGCTGCTGGCGGAAACGGTGTGGCGACCGCGCCATGATCCTTGGCGTCTGGTTGCGCGGACCTCGGGTGTCGCGGTTGCCGGGTTTATCGCCTATCTGGCTATAGAGCAGGATCTCTGGCCGGCCCTGGCCTTGTATCTGGCGCTTTATAGCGCGTACTGGCGGTGGCGGCACGACCTGTTCATGCTGGCTCTGTTTTTGATGGGTGCCTATGGGGTGGTCGCGGTGCTGATCATTCAGCACCTGGTCGATGTGTCTTTGCTGCTGGTGTTGCTGGCCTTGATTCCGCTAGGGCTGGCTTTGCTGCGCATGTTGCAGTGGCATCTTGCGCAGTGGCAGCGCGAGTCGCCGCCGGATCAGGAGGCGGCGCAGCAGAAGGATGCACACGGCGATGATCACTATCCGTGGTATTTGCGGGTGGTCAAGCTGGCGCTCTATATTGTGTTGCCCTTGCTGGTGCTGTTGTATCTGGCTTTGTCGCTGAATCTAAGTTTGGAAGCAATGGGTGCGCTGGGGGCGGTCATGGCCTTGGTCTCGCCTTTGTTGTATGCCCATGCGCGCACGCTGGCCAGGCGTGATCTGGTAGGTGGCTGGGTCGTGTGCGCGGTGTTGTTGCTCAGTGCCGTCGTACTGGATGAACGTTTGCCCTGGCCCGTTGAAATCAGTGCCTTGATAGGCACGGTCATTGGTGGCTTGTTGTATTGGCAGGCGCGTGCCCAGTCGGTCCTGCGTTTTTTGTTGGCGACCTGGGTGCTGCTGGGCCTGCAGTTCTTGCTGCTCGACCGTGTTTGGGAACGGGTGCACGATGTGCCGGTTTGGTTGTTCAGCTTGCCCGGCTTGTTTTTTTTCCTGCTTGCCGTGGTTTTGGGGCATCGCAGCTTTAGTCAGCCTGGTCGTGACAATTTTTGGGTGCCTTTGTTCTGGGCTTTGTTGCTGTATGGTCAATGGCGTGCCGCGTATTGGGGGTATGTGCGCTGGGATGCGGCAGACATGACGGTGTATGCCTCCTGGAGTATGACCGGCCTGCTGTTGGCGGCGGTGCCCGTGTTGATTCTTGTGTTTTATTGGCGGGACTGGCGCAGTACGCCCAAAGCGGCAGGGGTCGCATTGGCCGGGCTGCTTGCCTTGTGTGCCGCCTGGCTGCCATATCCCCCGGTGGCTCAGGCTTTAAGTTGGATTCTGCTCGCGTATGCCTGGCGCTATCGCAGTTTGCTGGCGGTTGGGATTGTGCTGGGGCTGGCCAGTCTGTGGCATCTTTATTACTTCATGAACATCAGCCTGCTGGAAAAGGCGTGGTTGCTGTTGGGTACGGGCGCGGGCTGCCTGGTTTTGGCTTATTTGGGGCAAGGGCGACGCCCGGCGCAAGAACGCGTGGTATCTGCTGCGACGCGCGGCATCGTGGTGGGTGTGGCGGCCGGGTTGGTATTGATTCTGGCTGCGGCCAATGGCGTCATTGCCCAGAAAGAACGTATTTTGGCTGATGGGCGGATTGTGGTTCTGGAACTGGCACCGGTGGACCCGCGCTCTTTGATGCAAGGCGATTACATGGCGTTGGACTTTGCCGTGTCCCGGCAATTGGATGCCTTGCTGGAACAATTGCCGGCGGAACAAGCCCATATTGCACGTGGGCAGAAGCGTTTGCGGGTGGGCATGCAAATAGATGCGGGTGGCGTGGCGCAGGTGCGTGGCGTTTATCTGGAACAGGATGGCCGCTCTGTGTGGATAGCGCCAGGCTGGCAGGCCGAGCCGGACGGTCTGGTAATGGTGCAGTTACGTCGACGCAATGCGGGCTGGAGTCCGGGCACGGATGCCTGGTTCTTTGCGGAAGGTGCAGGCCAACGCTTTGAGGCCGCTCGCTACGGGCAGTTTGCCGTGTCCGAATCCGGGCAGGCTTTGCTGCGACGCATGTTGGATGCCCAGTTACAGGAAATCCGGTAG